The Mesorhizobium opportunistum WSM2075 DNA window ATCTGTTCCGGACTGTCAGCAAGCTGGAGGAAAGCGGTATTCGCGACAGGAATCTCTGGCGCATCCAGGATCTGGTGGCACGGCAAATTATCGCATCCACCGGTGACGCTTGAGCTTTTCCTAGCGGCAGGCGCGATAACCGTTCTTGCGGTTCTTGATGTCGAAATGGAAATGGTTGCGGTGGTCGTAATTGTAGCCGGGGCCGAGCACGGTGGTGAAATACTGGCAGCCGTCGGCGCGCACGTTGTTGAGGAAGCCGCGGGTGCGGAAGGCGAACAGGCCGGGCTTGCGCACGTCGATGTCGTCGCCATTGTTGAGCTCGATGCTCATGACGTCGAGCGCGTTGCCCTTGCCGTGCTCGGACAGCACGCCTTCGCCGGCGATGTTGCGGCAGGAATAGCTGGAGCCCTGGTGGATGGTCCTGACGCCGGAGAAGTAGCGCCAGCGCGCGGAAGGAACGAGTTCGTTCTTCGTCCAGGCGGCAAAGGTGGCGGCCATGTCGCAGGTCAGCGTTGCGGCGGGTTTCATCTGGATGCTGCCGATGGCCGTAACCTTGACCGGGTAATCGATGCCGCACTGGCCTTCGTGGATCGGTGCCAGGTCGGTGTAGGCGACATCGAGGCGCTTCAGCTCTCGGCGGCAATCGATCTCGCTGGCCGGAACCTGCTCGACCGGCGACATCGGCTCGTCCATGCGCGGATAGGCGGCCTGCGTCATGTAGGGATTGGACGGGACAAGCTTCTGCATGCCTGTGTATTGCGGCACGGCCGCCGTCTGCGAGCCGACATCGACGGCCGGCTGCAGCGACAGCACGCTGCCGGTGTTGCAGGCCGAAACGGCCGCAAGGGTGAGGCCGGTGGCCAGCAGCATCACGGGTTTCGATCGGCGCGCGGTGGCGAAAAACACGGCGCGAAATTTGCCGGCCATTTGCAGGATCCCACTTCTGGATATCCGGCATTTTAACGATCAAGGGTAAAGGAAAACTCAGCGACCGCGTTCACTCATGCGGCCGAATTGCGGCGGCGATCCTGCAACAGCCGCGTTTACTGGCAGAACGTGCCGCCATGGCGGCGCGGTTCGAGATCGAGATGGAAATGCAAGGCGTGGTCGGCATCGGCGCCAGGTCCGAGCACGGTCTTGAACGGACCGCAGGCGGCCTTGCGCACGGCGTCGAGGAATTTTGCGTCCTTTTCCGGCGGCGCCGGCCCGACCTCGATCTTCTTGCCGTCCGATAAGGTGAAGCTGGCGATGTCGAGGGCGTTGCCGAAAGCGTGCTCCGAGAGTTTCCTGGTGCCGTTGCGGGGACGGCAGACAAAGGCCGACGCCTGGCTGATCGATTTCAGGTCGGCGCCGAATTCGGCCTTTGCAGCCGGCTGCACGACCTCCGCGGCAAACCGGGCGGCTGCCTCGGCCATCGGGCAGTTGAGCTCGGTGCTGGGGGCAATCGCAATCGACTTGCCCAGGCTCTTCAGCACCAGCGGATAGGGGATCGAGCAGCCGATTTCGGGATTGCTTTCAGCCTTGTGCTCCTCGAATTCGACGCCGAGCGCCTTCAACCGCTCGCGGCAAGCGACTTCCTCCGCCGGCATTTTCGCGTCGGGCAGATCGGCAGAGCGCGGGTCGGGGAGCATCTTCTCGTCGCCGGCATCCGCTGGTTTTTCAGGCGGCGTCGGCGCGACATCAGGCGGCTGAGCCCCTGGTTCGGCGGTGTCGGGCCTTTGTGTCGGGACCGGGACTTCGGCCGGCGGCTCCGGCTCGTTTTCCGTATCGGCGGATGGCTCCGAGGCTGGCGGTCCGGGGTGCGCCTGCTTTTCCTGACGGGACTTATCTTCATTGAACCGACCGGCCGCCCCGGCGGTCTTTGGCACGTCCGCCTTTTGTTCCTCCGTCGTCGCGGCATCGGTCTTCGGCGCGTCCGCGGGACGCGGTTCAGGCACTGGAACATCGGCAGGCGAGGCCTGCCGGTCCTGCGTCTTCCGTTGTGCCTTGTCCGGAGTGATATGGTCCGGGGTGATGTGCCGCTTGCCCCGTGATTTCAGGCGCTGCCTTGCCCGGGGTGCCAGCGGTTGGTCGGCACGCGGTGTCAGCGGCTGCTCCATCCGTGGCGCCGGTCGTCCGTCATGCCTGTGACGATGCCTGGCGTCGGCCGGGGTCACCAGCAAGGTGGCGGCCATCAACGACAACGCCAGTCTGCGAAACAGGGAAAAGCTCAGCGTTGCCATCGCTTCGAAACGGCGCCGGCATGCCGAAGTTGCCTGGAAGGCGCTTTCCCCCGATCACAATCGGTAACCGCGCCGTTACGCGCCAATTGCTTCGAGGCCTTCCTCCAGCCAATCGGCGAGCAGCGGCATGCCGAGCAGGTATTTCGCCGTGCGCCTGTTGGCGCGTTCGCGCGCCGCCGTCACGGCATCGGACCATTCCGCCGCGTCATAGTCGCCGCGGCCGACCCAGGCCAGTGCGATCAGTTCGGCCGCCTCGTCGACATTGAGGTCGTTGATCAGCTCGCGAAATTCCTCTTCGGTCAGGTTCTCCGAACTTTCCTCGGCGAGGCCATCATGATGATGATTGTCGTGGGTGCCGCCGTCGAACTCGATCTCGTGCTCGGCGCCGTCAGTATAATCCTCGTTGACGGCCGCGCTTAGCGCCTTGGCCTTGAGGATGAACAGGCGCACAGTGTCGGGGCCGATCGTAAGGTCCCAGTCCTTTTCAAGCCGCCGCTGCACGGGCCGTCTCCGTCAGTCGTTTGCCCGGATGATAGCGGATTTGCGGCATCCGTCACCTGATGTTCTCCACGCTGATTTTTTCCGGGATGAAACGCGGACCGCCCTGCGTTAGTATTCTATTCTCACCCCTCCAGGAGGCTTCGATGCATAAAAGAGTGCTGATCCAGGCGGCGGGCGCGCTTCTCGCCCTGCAGTTCATGGTCGTTCCGGTGTTCGCCGCCGGAAGTGGTGGCGGCAGCGACGAAACCGTCACCCAATGCAAGAAGGGCATGGTCTGGGACAAGAAGAAGCATAAATGCGTGGCACCCCAGGAAGGCATGCTGGACGACGACAGCATCTATGATGCCGGACATGCGCTGGCGATGGCCGGGCGTTATGACGAGGCGATCGCCGTGCTCAGCCTCGCCGCCAACAAGCAGGATCCGCGCATCCTCAACTATCTCGGCTATTCGCACCGCCATTCCGGACGCGTCACTGTCGGCCTCGGCTACTACGAGGAAGCGCTGCGCATCGACCCGAACTACACACTGGTGCGCGAATATCTCGGCGAGGCACATTTGCAGATTGGCGACCTAGCCGGCGCTCAGCAGCAGCTGGCGGAGATCGAGAAACGCACCGGCAAGGGCTCGCGCGAATACGGCATGCTGGCCGAGCAGATCGACCATTTCATGCGGAGCTGACCACGCTCCAGGCCATTCCTCGAAGCGGCCGCGATCGTTCGCGGCCGCTTTTTTGTTCACCTGTCTCGTTAGAGCAGTTCCTGGAATTGGCTCCGCAGCCTCGGTTGGATGGCAGCCTCGACGATTTTTGAAAAACCCATTTTTTGGGCGTGAAAAACCCGCTGACATTGCTATATTAGGGCAAATTGCGGTGAGACGGTTCCGTTAGCCCGAGGCTGCCGGACCGTTTTCTTTTTGTACCCAACGACAAGGCTTCCCCCGAAACGCGGGGGTGGCGGCAGGAAAGGTGAGGCATGATGAACAAGGTCCCGATGACAGGCGAGGGGTTCGCGTCATTGAAGGAAGAACTGCGCTGGCGCCAGCAGGAAGAGCGGCCGCGCATCATCGAGGCGATCTCCGAAGCGCGCTCGCATGGCGACCTGTCCGAAAATGCCGAATATCATGCCGCAAAAGAGGCACAGAGCCTCAATGAGGGCCGCGTCAACGAGCTCGAGGATTATATCGCGCGGGCCGAGGTGATCGACGTCACCAAGCTCAGCGGCGAAAAGGTCAAGTTCGGCGCTACCGTCGTGTTGGTCGACGAGGACACCGAGGAAAAGAAGACTTATCAGATCGTCGGCGACCAGGAAGCCGACGTGAAGTCCGGCCGCATCTCGATCTCCTCGCCGATCGCGCGCGCGCTGATCGGCAAGGAAGTCGGCGACGCCATCGAGGTCAATGCCCCCGGTGGTGCAAGGGGTTACGAGATCGTCCAGGTGCAGTTCATCTAGCGGATTAGGGGCGCCGCTGACCTATTCAAGTTGAGGTTGCGCTGCCCCTTGCCCTACCGGGCATTTCTCCCCGTATAGGGACGGGGAGAAAAACGCTGTCACGTGTGATTTCGCTAATTTTCGGGTTGTAGAAATAGGCGCCAGCATTGCGGCCAGCCCCTTCTCCCCGTCCTATACGGGGAGAAGATGCCGGCAGGCAGATGAGGGGCGGCGCCAGCCTTTTCAATTGAATTCATTTGAAAAAATCAATTCTTACCAGCCAGAGCAGCGCCTCTACGCGCCAGCAGCCTCTCCGCCTCAGCCACCACCTCGCTCGGCGTCAAACGCCCACCTGGCGGCGCCAATGGCGTCGACGCATAGGGCCCGCGTGGACCTGTCAGCCCCGGCTCGGTGGCCAAAAAAACCGCGACCGTCGGCAGGCCGAAGGCGCTGGCGAGATGGGTCAGGCCGGTGTCGGCGCCGATAACCAGCGTCGAGCGGCCGAGGACGGCGGCGATGTCGGCGAGCGGCGATTTCGGCACCACGGCCGTGGAGGGCACCGCCCTGGCGATCGCTTCGGCCACGGCCTTCTCACGCTCGTTCGACCAGGTGGTGACCGGCGCCATACCCCGCTCGACGAGCAGGCGGGCCGTCCCGATCCAGTCTTCGGCCGGCCATTTCTTGTCCTCACGGCTGGTGCCGTGCAGCAGGAAGGCGGTGTTTGCGCCGATGTTGGTTGAAGTGACCGGCGGCGGAACGATGCCGGAGTTGAGTGTCGACAGATCGGGCTGATAGCCGAGCGCCTGCCCGAACAGCCGCCGCGTGCGCTCTATGGCGTGCAGGTTGCGCGGCACGCCGTAGGTCACGTCATAGAACAGCGTTGCCGAGGGTTCGCGCGCGCTCGACCGGTCGAAGCCGGCAATCGGTGCTCCCGCCTGCCGTGCCACCAGGGCCGACTTCAACAGGCCCTGCGCATCGATGACAAGGTCGTAGCGGCAATCGCGCAAGGTGCGGCGCAGCGCGGCCGCCTCGCGCCAGGTGGCGCCACCGAGCAGCGCCTTGCGCCAGCGCCGGATGCCGACCGTGTGGATCCTGCCGATCGCCGGGTGCAGCGCCACGATGCCGGCGAACGCCTCTTCGACGCACCAGTCGAAGGACACGTCCGGCCTGGCGAGGCTGGTGTCCTCGACGGCCGGGAAGGTGTGAATGACATCGCCCATCGACGATGTCTTGACGATCAGTACCTTCATGCCGCCGCCGGAAGTTCCAGCAGGCGTTCCGCCGCTGCCGCGACTTGCCCGACTTCCAATGTCTTCAGGCAGTTGAGATGGCTGAGGGGGCAGATCTTCTGGTGGCAGGGCGAGCAGGACAGGCCGAGCCAGACCAGTTCGCGGCGCTCCGCCAGCGGCGGTGTATTTTGCGGCGAGGTCGAGCCATAGACTGCGACGATCGGCGTGCCGACCCCCGCCGCGACATGCATCAGCCCGCTGTCGTTGGACACCGCCAGCCTTGCCGCCGCTATCAGGTCGATGGCGTCTTCCAGCCGCGTCTGGCCGGCGAGGTCGACGACGCCGGGGGCGAGGCTT harbors:
- a CDS encoding extensin family protein; its protein translation is MAGKFRAVFFATARRSKPVMLLATGLTLAAVSACNTGSVLSLQPAVDVGSQTAAVPQYTGMQKLVPSNPYMTQAAYPRMDEPMSPVEQVPASEIDCRRELKRLDVAYTDLAPIHEGQCGIDYPVKVTAIGSIQMKPAATLTCDMAATFAAWTKNELVPSARWRYFSGVRTIHQGSSYSCRNIAGEGVLSEHGKGNALDVMSIELNNGDDIDVRKPGLFAFRTRGFLNNVRADGCQYFTTVLGPGYNYDHRNHFHFDIKNRKNGYRACR
- a CDS encoding extensin family protein; amino-acid sequence: MEQPLTPRADQPLAPRARQRLKSRGKRHITPDHITPDKAQRKTQDRQASPADVPVPEPRPADAPKTDAATTEEQKADVPKTAGAAGRFNEDKSRQEKQAHPGPPASEPSADTENEPEPPAEVPVPTQRPDTAEPGAQPPDVAPTPPEKPADAGDEKMLPDPRSADLPDAKMPAEEVACRERLKALGVEFEEHKAESNPEIGCSIPYPLVLKSLGKSIAIAPSTELNCPMAEAAARFAAEVVQPAAKAEFGADLKSISQASAFVCRPRNGTRKLSEHAFGNALDIASFTLSDGKKIEVGPAPPEKDAKFLDAVRKAACGPFKTVLGPGADADHALHFHLDLEPRRHGGTFCQ
- a CDS encoding DUF3775 domain-containing protein, whose translation is MQRRLEKDWDLTIGPDTVRLFILKAKALSAAVNEDYTDGAEHEIEFDGGTHDNHHHDGLAEESSENLTEEEFRELINDLNVDEAAELIALAWVGRGDYDAAEWSDAVTAARERANRRTAKYLLGMPLLADWLEEGLEAIGA
- a CDS encoding tetratricopeptide repeat protein, with the protein product MHKRVLIQAAGALLALQFMVVPVFAAGSGGGSDETVTQCKKGMVWDKKKHKCVAPQEGMLDDDSIYDAGHALAMAGRYDEAIAVLSLAANKQDPRILNYLGYSHRHSGRVTVGLGYYEEALRIDPNYTLVREYLGEAHLQIGDLAGAQQQLAEIEKRTGKGSREYGMLAEQIDHFMRS
- the greA gene encoding transcription elongation factor GreA, with protein sequence MNKVPMTGEGFASLKEELRWRQQEERPRIIEAISEARSHGDLSENAEYHAAKEAQSLNEGRVNELEDYIARAEVIDVTKLSGEKVKFGATVVLVDEDTEEKKTYQIVGDQEADVKSGRISISSPIARALIGKEVGDAIEVNAPGGARGYEIVQVQFI
- the waaC gene encoding lipopolysaccharide heptosyltransferase I, with amino-acid sequence MKVLIVKTSSMGDVIHTFPAVEDTSLARPDVSFDWCVEEAFAGIVALHPAIGRIHTVGIRRWRKALLGGATWREAAALRRTLRDCRYDLVIDAQGLLKSALVARQAGAPIAGFDRSSAREPSATLFYDVTYGVPRNLHAIERTRRLFGQALGYQPDLSTLNSGIVPPPVTSTNIGANTAFLLHGTSREDKKWPAEDWIGTARLLVERGMAPVTTWSNEREKAVAEAIARAVPSTAVVPKSPLADIAAVLGRSTLVIGADTGLTHLASAFGLPTVAVFLATEPGLTGPRGPYASTPLAPPGGRLTPSEVVAEAERLLARRGAALAGKN